The sequence CGGGCTCATCCAAAGAAACCCGCCATTATGAAATTTCTATCGCCGGTTCAGAAATGACCTATGAAGCAGGCGATGCGTTTGGTGTAATTCCCACTAACTGCCCTGACCTGGTCGCCGATGTCATCAAAGCCATTGGCTATGAGGGCGAAGAGGAGTTTCCCGTCAATGGCGAATTAATGACCTTGAATGATGCCTTGCTTTCCCATTACGAAATAAAATTACCCAGCAAGGAACTGGTAGAAGAAATCGGTAAACGCTCTGGAGACCAAGAACTCAACAGTTTGCTTGAAAGTGGTGATAAGGAAGCGTTATCCCAATACCTATGGGGCCGGGATATTCTTGACCTGTTGTTACAATTTCCAAGTATGGAGTTTTCAGGTGCTGAATTTATCGCCTTACTCAAACCCTTGCAACACCGGGCTTATTCCATTTCGTCCAGCGGTAAACAATTTCCCGATTCAGTTCATTTAACCGTTGCTTCAGTGCGATACGAAAGTTTCAACCGTCAGCATAAAGGCGTGTGTTCCACCTATTTGGCGGATCTTGTAAACAGCGACACTCAGGTCCGCAGCTTTTTCATCCCCAATAAAGTCTTTCGTGTACCGGAAGATGATACTTTGCCGATGATCATGGTGGGACCTGGAACCGGTATCGCCCCATTTCGCGCCTTTCTACAGGAGCGTGCCTTTCGCAAATCCACAGGTAAAAACTGGTTATTTTTTGGCGACAGAAATGCTGCAACTGATTTTATCTACCGGGAAGAACTTGAAACCATGGAACAAAGCGGCTTGTTGACTCGATTGGACCTCGCTTTCTCCAGAGATCAAGAAGAAAAGATTTATGTTCAAGACCTTATGTATGAATACGGTGCCGAACTTTATCAATGGCTGGAAGAAGGCGGCTATTTCTTTGTCTGCGGCGATGCCTACAAGATGGCGAAAGACGTCGATAAGGCTTTGCACGAAATCATAGCCAAACACGGAAAATTATCCGATCAACAAGCCGTTGACTATGTTAATCAACTGAAAAAAGATAAACGTTACGTCAGAGACGTTTATTAAAAATTAAGGTACTTATTCAACGTAGGTTGGGTTGCCTGCTTTTAGCAACCTAACAACCTGCATTGACTATACCCATCGTAGATCGAAATTCAGCACCGGGGTGTCCGTCAAAGGACGCCGTAAATACATCCATGTAGGCTCTATGCCAGCATCCATGCTGGCAAAGCCTTTGCTGAACAACCCGTTGCCTCCTTAGGCACTGCCGAAATTTGAAGTGCAAAAGGTATATTCAACACTTTATCGGCTGTCATCTTTACTCATTTCTCTAACAATGCGGGTGTATCCTGTATCTTTTCTTTCCCTGCCAAATCAATAGTCTCTACTTTGATATTATTGTCAGGGGCTGAAAGTAGAAAGTCATCAATCGCCTCCATAATATCGTAATCAATAAATTGCGACTTTGTTCCGTC comes from Methylicorpusculum oleiharenae and encodes:
- a CDS encoding sulfite reductase subunit alpha, coding for MKTPHIPQDAPYSDSQRAWLNGFFAGMHTQMIQSAGSVNQANARVINILYGSQTGNAESVANDAANVAKTHGLKPIVQSMDEIDLAVLAKMEYLLIVTSTYGEGDMPDNAQMLWDAVSTESAPKFENTQYSVLALGDTSYDQFCQAGIDWDNRLAELGATRIYDRIDCDVDFEEPAENWISAVIPHMAEGASSSTTAIIDTQSPTKEAPKFSRKNPFPARLTVNRLLTAPGSSKETRHYEISIAGSEMTYEAGDAFGVIPTNCPDLVADVIKAIGYEGEEEFPVNGELMTLNDALLSHYEIKLPSKELVEEIGKRSGDQELNSLLESGDKEALSQYLWGRDILDLLLQFPSMEFSGAEFIALLKPLQHRAYSISSSGKQFPDSVHLTVASVRYESFNRQHKGVCSTYLADLVNSDTQVRSFFIPNKVFRVPEDDTLPMIMVGPGTGIAPFRAFLQERAFRKSTGKNWLFFGDRNAATDFIYREELETMEQSGLLTRLDLAFSRDQEEKIYVQDLMYEYGAELYQWLEEGGYFFVCGDAYKMAKDVDKALHEIIAKHGKLSDQQAVDYVNQLKKDKRYVRDVY